The Vibrio agarivorans genome window below encodes:
- a CDS encoding 4Fe-4S dicluster domain-containing protein, whose translation MSVEINQKCVGCFACYNVCPNRAIAYDQEQHPNFRVHTTRCNQCNGQFDKPQCGEICPVEQAISLNGSPINATGSLTPHIDIKEAHHAHC comes from the coding sequence ATGTCAGTAGAGATTAATCAAAAATGTGTCGGTTGCTTTGCCTGTTATAACGTCTGCCCAAATCGCGCCATTGCATATGATCAAGAGCAGCATCCTAATTTTCGAGTTCACACGACACGCTGCAATCAATGTAATGGGCAATTCGATAAGCCTCAGTGTGGGGAGATCTGTCCCGTCGAACAAGCCATCAGCCTCAACGGCTCTCCAATAAACGCAACAGGCAGTTTGACGCCTCACATTGATATCAAAGAGGCTCATCATGCACATTGCTAG
- the nifB gene encoding nitrogenase cofactor biosynthesis protein NifB codes for MESLTHSVPSNVTHFIGQSTQERIAQHPCYSKNASQYARIHLPVAPACNIQCNYCNRKFDCSNESRPGVVSHLLQPMDALTRFHIIKQRMDNLTVVGIAGPGDALANPKQTFQTLKLIKEADPKVQLCISTNGLALPSYVEELAAVGVNHLTITINTVDPKIAAKIYPWIFWEHKRIKGLEAGKILIEQQLKGLKLASAANMLVKVNTVLIPGVNDHHIQTLSQTLKEYGGFIHNIMPLIAQPEHGTFYGLNHYREPSEDELALARESSVLHMPQMTHCQQCRADAVGTIDSPCSSKTERANYRVAVANTGSEVIDTHFGHATQLSIYDLTPNEIRFVETRSIDKYCQGASHCDQISPIEAIHDCKELLCTRIGHTPWQQLEQAGIRPNVDFAFMSSEQALKVLAQNIEYTEQHAVKVEKG; via the coding sequence ATGGAGTCATTAACTCACTCGGTGCCGTCTAATGTGACGCACTTTATTGGGCAATCAACTCAAGAGCGTATTGCGCAGCATCCATGCTATTCAAAAAATGCGAGCCAATACGCTCGTATCCACCTGCCGGTTGCCCCAGCTTGCAACATTCAATGTAATTACTGCAATCGCAAATTCGATTGCAGTAATGAATCTCGACCGGGTGTAGTCAGCCACCTTTTGCAGCCGATGGACGCACTTACTCGTTTTCACATTATCAAGCAACGAATGGACAATCTCACTGTCGTTGGTATTGCAGGGCCCGGCGATGCTCTAGCCAATCCAAAGCAGACCTTCCAGACACTTAAATTGATTAAAGAAGCTGACCCTAAAGTACAACTCTGTATTTCAACTAACGGCTTAGCACTGCCAAGCTACGTGGAAGAACTCGCTGCAGTCGGTGTCAATCATCTCACCATCACGATTAATACTGTTGACCCCAAAATTGCAGCAAAAATTTACCCTTGGATCTTCTGGGAGCATAAACGAATTAAAGGATTAGAAGCTGGAAAGATTTTGATTGAACAGCAACTCAAAGGGTTAAAACTGGCAAGTGCAGCCAATATGCTAGTGAAGGTCAATACTGTGCTGATACCCGGCGTCAATGATCATCACATCCAAACGCTATCGCAGACATTGAAGGAGTACGGTGGGTTTATTCATAACATCATGCCGCTTATTGCCCAGCCAGAGCATGGCACCTTTTATGGCCTGAACCACTATCGAGAGCCAAGTGAGGATGAGTTGGCTCTAGCAAGAGAATCTTCAGTCCTGCATATGCCGCAGATGACTCATTGCCAGCAGTGCAGAGCAGACGCAGTTGGCACTATCGACTCGCCTTGCTCATCGAAAACTGAGCGAGCAAATTATCGTGTCGCTGTTGCCAATACCGGCAGTGAAGTGATTGATACGCACTTTGGCCATGCGACGCAACTTTCGATTTATGACTTAACGCCGAATGAAATTCGTTTTGTTGAGACACGCAGCATAGACAAATACTGCCAAGGTGCAAGCCATTGTGACCAGATCTCCCCGATCGAAGCGATCCACGATTGCAAAGAGTTACTGTGTACCAGGATCGGCCACACACCATGGCAGCAACTCGAGCAAGCAGGCATTCGTCCTAACGTTGATTTTGCTTTTATGTCTAGTGAGCAAGCGCTCAAAGTACTTGCACAGAATATTGAGTATACAGAGCAACATGCAGTCAAAGTCGAAAAAGGATAA
- the nifA gene encoding nif-specific transcriptional activator NifA gives MHKIPIITTDLLLSALYRVSTLLNQSLDYRQTLASVMKVLHEECHLSGGLVTILDKEKNIMIIESVHAPDYTSNTSLKTITYKQGEGLVGSVMENGGSIVLPNLGNDPRFADKLAIYDYAKPFICVPLKSVNRDVIGVLCAQPNTDNELDLSALHKLLEMIANLLTVNIQLAHNVAVKQQRLEKERDGLKRKVRKDYGMSSLVGRTKVMREIFDQVRLVSRWDSTILIRGESGTGKEVIANAIHYNSPRANQPFVKLNCAALPDNLLESELFGHEKGAFTGAVKQRKGRFELADGGTIFLDEIGETSPSFQAKLLRVLQEKTFDRVGGTEPISVDVRVIAATNRHLEQEVIDGNFREDIYYRLNVMPIFLPPLRDRIDDIPALTEFILDKLSGIQKRELAVNEQAMSMLMSYHWPGNVRELENTIERAAVLSATGDIDGSLIRLNNSQSLLTAAFMPSQSSSVNNPAPFSPCHTDRNNGYGGINLEMDENERKRVINALEQSGWVKAKAARLLNMTPRQIAYRIQTMNIEMKQI, from the coding sequence CGAAGAGTGTCACCTTTCTGGTGGGTTGGTGACCATCTTGGACAAAGAAAAGAACATTATGATCATTGAGTCGGTTCACGCACCTGACTACACATCAAACACCAGCCTAAAAACCATCACCTACAAACAAGGTGAAGGCCTGGTTGGATCAGTAATGGAAAATGGTGGCTCTATCGTGTTACCCAACCTCGGCAACGATCCTCGTTTCGCTGATAAGTTAGCGATTTACGACTACGCCAAGCCGTTTATCTGTGTCCCTTTAAAAAGCGTCAATAGAGATGTGATCGGCGTGTTATGTGCCCAACCAAACACTGATAATGAGCTCGACCTAAGTGCTCTACACAAGTTACTTGAAATGATTGCTAACCTACTGACGGTCAACATTCAATTGGCGCACAATGTAGCGGTAAAACAACAACGTTTGGAAAAAGAGCGCGATGGACTGAAGAGAAAAGTTCGTAAAGATTACGGCATGTCTTCGCTTGTTGGTCGAACAAAAGTGATGAGAGAGATCTTTGACCAAGTTCGGCTTGTCTCCCGTTGGGATTCCACCATTCTTATCCGTGGTGAGTCAGGTACAGGTAAAGAGGTGATCGCCAATGCGATTCATTACAACTCACCGAGAGCTAATCAACCATTTGTGAAGCTTAACTGCGCCGCACTGCCGGATAACCTTTTAGAGTCTGAACTATTTGGCCATGAAAAAGGCGCATTCACTGGCGCTGTTAAGCAGCGAAAAGGACGCTTTGAACTGGCAGATGGTGGCACCATCTTTCTCGATGAAATAGGTGAAACAAGCCCCTCTTTTCAAGCCAAACTCCTGCGCGTCTTGCAAGAAAAAACCTTTGACCGAGTCGGTGGTACAGAACCCATTTCTGTCGATGTGCGAGTCATCGCAGCAACCAATAGACACCTAGAGCAAGAGGTGATTGACGGTAATTTCCGCGAAGATATCTACTATCGATTAAACGTTATGCCTATTTTCCTGCCCCCTTTGCGTGATCGAATTGATGATATCCCTGCTCTCACCGAGTTTATCTTGGATAAGCTCTCTGGCATTCAAAAACGAGAGTTAGCCGTGAACGAACAAGCCATGTCAATGTTAATGAGCTATCACTGGCCGGGCAATGTCCGCGAGCTAGAGAATACGATTGAACGCGCTGCAGTGTTGAGTGCGACTGGAGATATAGATGGTTCTCTAATTCGATTGAACAACTCCCAATCACTATTAACCGCCGCCTTTATGCCGAGCCAATCAAGTTCAGTGAACAACCCGGCACCATTTTCACCCTGTCACACCGACCGCAATAACGGTTATGGCGGTATCAATCTAGAAATGGATGAAAATGAACGAAAACGGGTCATCAATGCACTCGAACAATCTGGATGGGTCAAAGCGAAAGCAGCGAGATTGCTCAATATGACCCCGAGACAGATTGCTTATCGCATACAAACGATGAACATTGAAATGAAGCAGATATAA